Genomic segment of Athene noctua chromosome 22, bAthNoc1.hap1.1, whole genome shotgun sequence:
GAAGTTGTTCCTCAGAGGTTTTTAGTTCATGCTTTGTGTTTaaagaggaatatttttctttaaaaaataaaaacagttaaGTTTTCACCTTAGTGTGAATCTGTTTCTTGGGGAGCTGaatattttttggggaaagggaaacagcatttctgcttgtgtgtgtgtgtgtgtgtctggtcAAATGAACTTTGATCTCTTTGCTCTTTTAAAGCTAGCAAAGAACTAAGAGAAAGCACAAAGCTTTGTGAGCTTCCCTGAAGCAAGGAGAAGCTCACGACCATGATTTGAATGGAAGTGGAAGGGGGAAAGTACATTGTTAATGCTTTGAAGGCGTTCCATCAGTTAAAAGGGCAGTCACCTCCTGCTATTAACTGATGTTCTGAACTTCTCCTCGGGTGCAGCTGCACCCCCGTAGGGACCCTGCTGTCTTGAACTCCCAAGGTGGGGACTGTCATTTCTGTACCTCTCCTCAGAACCCTGACCTCGGGGTGACTGGAGGCTCGCATGGTAACACCCGCACTATTTTGTTTTGTCTGGATTTCCAGTACTTTGGTAGGTGGGGAGGAAGGGTGTAAGGGAGGTCCTGAATGCAGGTGCTTTGGTCTTGATCCAGGCATCTTCCAAACGTGCATGTGTCAGCAAGAAAGCCAGGAGGGTTATTTATATGGGTGAGGACTGAGCATGGGTAAGGGATGCTCAGTGAAGCCCATGAATTTGTCCCATGATACACAGAGTCCTTCAGTTATATGCACACCTTATGATTTGGGTTAATTTGGCacttttgggggatttttttttttttcctctgtgagaTAGGGGCTGAGTGTCTTTCCAAGGTTTTGCTTTTATGGGTTATTTTATAgtctttatggttttgttttgtaatatAAATAAAGAGACAGGTAGAATAAGCTTTTAGACATAGGCTTTCTAACCACAAGCTTCAAAGGCTGAAGTTTTCCTCCATTTATACTTCTGTGactcatgttttgttttgttaaaatgtgctgctgctgtcttTTAAGACCTGGCAATGTCTTTAACTGGAGAATTTCCGTGTATTGCTATGCAAGAGGGGATGcacttctcacactcttcctttctccccctcttcttttcAGTGTTTGGTTCTGcagtctgtttttattttcagcagtggTGGTGTGTTTAGTTTCTTTACCATTACACAGGGCTAGCAGAAAAAGAACTAACCTGTGGTCATACAGGTGAGTCTTCCTGTGCTCCATCAAAGAgcttccttctctgctgctggcaggagggatgTTTCatcataatttaaattaataatttaaatatttccatcTAGCCCAGGGGAAGTTTTCTATTCAAAGACCTATGcagcattttttaaatgagaCACGAGAGAATTGTTTGATCCACCGCTATCAAGCTGCTGTTGGTAGTTTTTGTAGAGTGAGAGTAAACAGCCTGATAGTCATCAATGTTTTCCTTCCGTTTCTTAGCTCTGTACAACTTTTGGAAAAATGGAACTGATTCCTTCCAGGTTAGTGAgtcatgatttttttatttaaggatTGTTGGtgtgttattctttttttttttttaattaattaaggGTGATCAAAGAAACACTTTTCGAGGAAGACgtgtgttttaattaaattactgGCCTCATCCCACTAATCACTCCTTACATACAGATGTATTTGGAGGCGTTTGGTGGATCGTAGTGCTTGCACGAAGGTGACACTGAGAAAATCAAGCTCGCTGGGGCCcagagctctgctcccagccgcccccccccggtaCCTGCCAGGCTGGGCCGGGCTCCCCCTCCCCTTGGGGCTCCAGCGGTGGGTGCGGGCGGGCCCgcccgggggggctgtggtgcagaGCTGCCTTTGGATCTGTAAGTGTTGTAGGTGCGCAGCTCGGCACCTCACCTCACCCCAAACGGTAAGGCTCGAGTTTATTGGGCTGGTTTTACTGCAAGTGCTTCCCCTCACCCCTGCCCTTGGCCGGGGACGCGCCCGCCGCGGCCGTtcagcccctgcccccagctccccccgcaGCAGCCCGACCCCCCCAgcagtgtgtgtgtcccccgccCCCCTCGGGCTGGGCGGGAGCGGCCTTTGCTTTTAACACCCAGCCCCCCTCGGTATATTTGGGTTTGCGAAGCCAAAGCGCCGTCCTGACCTGCCTGTGACCCCAAACGGCCTGAccgaggggcggggggggtgtgagAGGGGtcagaggggcggggggggagagaGGATTTAGAGGGGCggggggcatggggagagggtttagaggggcagcagcggggccatGGGGGAGCCGGGCCCTGGAGAGCGGctgatggcggcggcgggggacaTCCCGGTGTCGGGGGACATCCCGGTGTCGGGGGACACGGTGGCGGCGGGGGACGCGATGCCGGTGGCGGCAGAGGCGCTGCAGAAGCCGCCCTACTCCTACGTGGCGCTGATCGCCATGGCCATCCGCGCCAGCCCCGAGCAGCGCCTGCCCCTGCGCGGTATCTACGCGTACATCGCGGGGCGCTTCCCCTACTTCCGCGGCGGCCCCAAGGGGTGGCAGAACAGCGTCCGCCACAACCTCAGCCTCAACCCCTGCTTccgccgcctgccccgccgcGGCACCGCcaccgccgcctccccccgccgcggcggcgacTGGGCGCTGGATCCCGCCTTCCAGGACATGTTCCCGGGGGGGGACTACCGGCGGCGACGACGACGACCGCGACCCCCCCCGACCGCcacgccgcccccgccgccgccggctcccccccggcccgccgcgccctggccgccgccgctgcccgccggtTGCCCGCACGGCCCGTGCCTGGCGCTGGcgctgcccccccggggctgccgctgccccgAACTGCCCGCCTGGAGCCCGCCCGCGCTGCTGGGGCCGCCCGTCTGGCCGCTGCCCGGGGCGAGGGGGGCTCCGTGCCCGGCCGGGCTGGATCTTGGGGTAACCCGCGACCTGGGgaccccgctgccgccccccTTCCAGTGAAGCCCCCTCCAGAGATGCGCTGCCGGGGGGCGGGCGCGCTGCTGCTGGCGGAGCTTCAGTCGGGTGATTGCGGAgggtttcggggggggggggaagctttcGGGGGGGGCTTTGGCGTCTCCACGGAATTTCCGAGGAAGCGACTTAAAAACGCTGTTGGAAGCGGCCCGAAAAGTTCCTGTTGCCGTGACTGGGATGGTTCCTCCGCGCTGTGAGGAGTGCGAGggggcctctgtcctgctccctctTCGGATTTGGGGaccgcggggagcgggggggtcaCGGTTTTGTTGTTTGAACCTTCAGGCAAGGCTGGCGGGGGGGAGCAGGACGTGAGCGAGATGATCGGTCTCAAATCGGAAAGTACACCAGGAGTCACGAAGATGCTCTGTTCCTCGTAAAAGTGAAACCTCCTTCATGCAGGGAAATTATGTTTTCAAGTGTCCTTAAACTCGTTTTGGAGCTTTACAGATTTGTGAAAaagcaatatatatattttttcggttttgggggaaaaaaaccccaataacaaaacacaaaacccaaagaTCTGTGGAGTAACGCTGGGAATcttgtggttttgtgtttaaaGTGAATCTGTATGGGATTTTTCATACAGCAAAGGGTTATTTTATGTGGTTGGTTGTTATATATGTTTACATACATTCACGGTTAATGTGTTTTTTATAAATGATGCTATAATTACAATGTAAGGGTCTTCTCCCCTTTTGGAGGGAGTAGTTTCTATGCTTTTCCCTCAAAATAAGGGTTCAGAGATAAAATATGCTTCTAAGAAGAACTGTGTTTAAGGGAGAGAGGAGTTCAAATACTGTGACATGAAGAGCAGCACTTACATGTTATTTTATGGCTGGTTTAACAAATAGTACTTCCTAAGTGTTGGGGCTTCAGAAAGTAGTTAAACTATTCTGACGCTTTCTTGATGATCCTTGAAAGACGGTGCAACTTAAATCCAGTTTTATAGTTGGTATTTTATACTTTCTTATGCTTACAAAGTGTTTCTAAATGTCATCTTCTAATTCTAGCAGTACTGTATGAACAATGCTGGAAATACATTTATCTGGGGCAGCAACTTTATGGTTGTTCTTCAGGGTGTCAACTTATTAAAGATGCTGCAGTTTTTTGATTCTTCAAGTCGcttgttgttttcttttagtcTCATTTTTCATATAGCTCCTAATAATCTTGAACACTGAGCCGCTTGCATTACTTTGAAAAACTATTTGAACTTTGGTTATAAAATCAGTGCCCAAAGTAGAATGCAGGTACATAAGAATTGTCACATTTGGAAGCTGGTTGTAAGTCTGTATGTAgctgaaaaaaattcttctaggattttatgttttaaatgatAGATGGTTCTGTTCTGTTTTGGCAGTTTTTATGTCCCTGCTGTGGTTTAGAGCATATGTGAACAATACATGTATGGGAAATGACAGCTGCCAAATTTGGGGTATTTAAGTCTGATTTCTACACTGCCATTAACTCCACTATGCacaaaattaggaaaataggAAGAGTTTGTGAAAGTCTGACTTTCTTTGTGATTCTCGGAGGTTGTTTTATCAGCTAAGCACCATATGCAGCTCATTGAACCTGATGGTGTTTCAGCTGGTAATGGTCTTTTCTCTAAAACAGGCCTTACCCTTTGGAGCTTGAAAGAGCTGTTTTCTTCTAAAGGACTCccattttattctaaaataatgcATCGAGGTGTGCACACAAAGAACAAATCGATGTTTTCTTGGATAATCGTTTTGGTTTGAATAGAATTGCCTTCAGGGCATGGTATAGCTGCTGTTAGTACAAATAGACCCAGTATTTCTTCTTCTGATATTTCTTCCTCCTGTGCCATCGCAGATAATGTGTAAAGAGTGAAAATGTCCACAGTCACATGTGAAATCTACTGTGCACTCGTGTGTTAACTATTTGTTTGCCCAGGTAATAAAAAAGTCTTCACTCATGCATAAACTAGCTTTGCCCTCACTCGTGAACCTGTTGTATGCTTGTGCATGGACTTTTAGCTTATGCAAGGACTCATTATGTCTTTACACTTAAACTAATTGCTTGTGTGTAAACTAATTGTGTTGTCCTGCTTGCAGAGAATATGGTGCAGCCAGTGTTCATATGGTAGACCCGGACCCTGATAATATCTTCTTTCTACTCTGTTGTGTAGATAACTCGTCAA
This window contains:
- the LOC141969398 gene encoding forkhead box protein L1-like; protein product: MGEPGPGERLMAAAGDIPVSGDIPVSGDTVAAGDAMPVAAEALQKPPYSYVALIAMAIRASPEQRLPLRGIYAYIAGRFPYFRGGPKGWQNSVRHNLSLNPCFRRLPRRGTATAASPRRGGDWALDPAFQDMFPGGDYRRRRRRPRPPPTATPPPPPPAPPRPAAPWPPPLPAGCPHGPCLALALPPRGCRCPELPAWSPPALLGPPVWPLPGARGAPCPAGLDLGVTRDLGTPLPPPFQ